One genomic segment of Labrus bergylta chromosome 17, fLabBer1.1, whole genome shotgun sequence includes these proteins:
- the pcyox1 gene encoding prenylcysteine oxidase 1: MPTMNPRTLSLRALLLLGLWHTGRRSLASAPDLQDPPKKIAVVGAGIGGTAAAFYLRQEFGAGVKIDVFEPESVGGRLATVKVGDHEYETGGAMIHPLNLHMKHFIEKLGIPPRKDVHSKMAIFDGKELTFEESDWFIINFLRLLWRYGFNFLRMQMWVESILDKFMRIYQYQQYGYSFSSVERLLHAMGGDSFPTLMNQTLEETMIGEGFSQVFLNDIVAPITRVNYGQSVRINGFVGAVSLAGTDSGLWAVDGGNKKVCSGLLYHSKSELIPAKVTSISVKVRPSKTGPASSFYEVNYVDGSGSAHALYDIVVIATPLHQGKSDIAFSGFSPPIPSHYPGRFQQTVSTLVHGMLNMSYLGTTEPASKFTVSDILTTDSKGSVIHTLSSVDPVHIPPDYKRPPASQTKVWKVFSPQPLSQEQLKDMFLSRDSVSETRWLAYPSYSPPHRKTPPFILHNRLYYLNAVEWAASAMEMSAISARNVALLAHHRWHKQVGKIDQEDLHTRLRGEL; this comes from the exons ATGCCCACGATGAATCCACGGACTCTTTCACTCAGAGCCCTGCTCCTCCTCGGGCTTTGGCACACGGGGAGAAGAAGTTTAGCCTCAGCTCCAGATCTGCAAGATCCGCCCAAAAAGATAG CTGTGGTGGGAGCGGGCATCGGTGGCACAGCTGCAGCATTCTACCTGAGACAGGAGTTTGGAGCTGGAGTCAAGATTGATGTGTTTGAACCTGAGTCTGTCGGCGGGCGACTAGCGACAGTGAAGGTGGGAGATCATGAGTATGAGACAGGAGGCGCCATGATCCATCCTCTGAACCTACACATGAAGCACTTCATAGAAAAATTAG GTATTCCTCCGAGGAAAGATGTCCACTCTAAAATGGCGATCTTTGACGGAAAGGAACTCACGTTTGAAGAGAGCGACTGGTTTATAATCAATTTCCTGCGCCTCCTCTGGCGATATGGGTTCAACTTCCTTCGTATGCAGATGTGGGTTGAGAGTATTTTGGACAAATTCatgag gATCTACCAGTATCAGCAATATGGCTACTCATTCTCCTCTGTGGAGAGGCTCCTGCATGCTATGGGAGGCGATAGTTTTCCCACCCTGATGAATCAGACCCTGGAGGAGACAATGATAGGTGAAGGGTTTTCACAGGTTTTCCTCAACGATATTGTCGCACCCATCACCCGTGTCAACTACGGCCAAAGTGTACGCATCAATGGATTTGTGG GGGCGGTGTCGTTAGCTGGAACAGATTCAGGTCTGTGGGCAGTGGATGGAGGCAATAAGAAAGTGTGCTCAGGACTGCTTTACCACAGTAAAAGTGAGCTCATCCCTGCCAAAGTCACCTCTATTTCAGTCAAGGTTCGACCATCTAAGACAG GCCCCGCCTCCAGTTTCTATGAAGTGAATTATGTGGATGGATCAGGCTCAGCACATGCTTTGTATGACATCGTGGTAATAGCGACACCGCTTCACCAGGGAAAGTCTGACATCGCCTTCTCCGGCTTCTCCCCTCCTATCCCGTCTCACTACCCGGGGCGGTTCCAACAGACCGTCTCCACTCTGGTCCACGGTATGCTAAACATGTCCTACCTCGGGACCACTGAGCCGGCCTCTAAGTTCACCGTGTCTGACATACTCACCACGGACTCAAAGGGCTCTGTCATCCACACCCTGAGCTCTGTCGACCCTGTTCACATCCCTCCTGATTATAAGCGCCCCCCTGCCAGCCAGACCAAAGTGTGGAAGGTGTTCTCCCCTCAGCCGCTGTCCCAGGAGCAGCTGAAGGACATGTTCCTGTCCCGAGATTCTGTGTCTGAAACTCGCTGGCTAGCTTATCCTTCTTACAGCCCGCCACACAGGAAGACTCCTCCCTTCATCCTGCACAACCGGCTGTACTACCTCAATGCTGTGGAGTGGGCGGCTAGTGCCATGGAGATGAGCGCCATCTCGGCCAGGAACGTCGCCCTGCTGGCACACCACCGCTGGCACAAACAAGTCGGCAAGATCGACCAGGAAGACCTGCACACCCGACTAAGAGGGGAACTCTGA
- the fam136a gene encoding protein FAM136A — MAEAHQMRMQNEVEEMVQSLERDHIRKMQGRMFSCSAECCDRPSDSMSQVHQCIDRCHTPLAKAQGLVTSELEKFQDRLTRCTMHCNDKAKDLFDSGAKEPAVRSLVERCVGSCVDDHINLIPSMTRRLKENLDSIPQ; from the exons ATGGCAGAAGCACATCAGATGCGCATGCAGAATGAGGTGGAAGAGATGGTCCAGAGCCTGGAGAGGGACCACATCCGTAAAATGCAG GGTCGCATGTTCAGCTGCAGCGCAGAGTGCTGTGACCGTCCCTCAGACTCCATGTCTCAGGTGCATCAGTGTATCGACAGGTGTCACACTCCCCTGGCCAAAGCCCAGGGACTGGTCACCTCAGAGCTGGagaagtttcag GACCGTCTGACCAGATGCACGATGCACTGTAACGATAAGGCGAAGGATCTCTTTGACTCTGGCGCTAAGGAGCCGGCGGTTCGATCGCTGGTGGAACGGTGTGTGGGTAGCTGTGTGGACGACCACATCAACCTGATCCCCAGCATGACCCGCAGACTCAAAGAGAACTTGGACTCTATACCACAGTGA